One Pseudomonas fluorescens genomic region harbors:
- a CDS encoding YegP family protein gives MYFEIYRQSRGTRSTGKGQWRWRLRAGNHETVASGESYVNKADCLHVIELIKGVQGDTPVKEI, from the coding sequence ATGTATTTCGAGATTTACAGGCAATCCAGAGGCACCCGGAGCACTGGCAAAGGGCAATGGCGCTGGAGGCTGAGGGCAGGCAATCACGAGACTGTGGCCAGTGGCGAGTCTTATGTGAACAAGGCAGATTGTTTGCATGTGATCGAGTTGATCAAGGGTGTGCAGGGCGATACGCCGGTTAAGGAGATTTAA
- a CDS encoding LysR substrate-binding domain-containing protein has product MNRNELRKADINLMVVFETLMLERNVTRAAEKLFLGQPTISSALNRLRTMLNDPLFIRVGHRMEPTARAEDIFRHLKPALDSLSVALSLTRDFDPAVSTMTFRIGLSDDVEFGLLPPLLRALRQEAPNVVFVVQHVDYWRIPDLLAAGDITVGISQTRGLPANAKRKLLRHIQPSILRADASATPLTLDEYCARPHVLVSHTANVSGFADEWLAELGRTRQVVLSVPQYSALPALLAGTDLIASLPDYTAAAMAASGLLFKEPFPFKTPTLDLSMVWLSHVDSDPAERWLRSRLEQFMSERPITPAPPVGAVE; this is encoded by the coding sequence ATGAACCGCAACGAATTACGCAAGGCCGACATCAATCTGATGGTGGTGTTCGAGACGTTGATGCTCGAACGCAACGTGACCCGCGCGGCTGAGAAACTGTTTCTCGGCCAGCCGACCATCAGCTCGGCGCTCAATCGCTTGCGCACAATGCTCAACGATCCACTGTTCATTCGCGTCGGCCATCGCATGGAACCGACCGCTCGTGCCGAAGATATCTTTCGCCACCTCAAGCCAGCCCTGGATTCTTTATCGGTGGCGCTGAGTCTGACCCGCGATTTCGATCCTGCGGTCAGCACCATGACCTTTCGCATCGGCCTGTCCGATGATGTCGAGTTCGGCTTGCTGCCGCCGCTGTTGCGCGCCTTGCGCCAGGAAGCGCCGAATGTGGTGTTTGTGGTGCAACACGTCGATTACTGGCGGATTCCCGATCTGCTCGCCGCCGGCGATATCACCGTTGGCATCAGCCAGACTCGAGGCCTGCCGGCCAATGCCAAACGCAAATTGCTGCGGCACATTCAGCCGAGCATTCTGCGTGCCGACGCCTCCGCGACTCCGCTGACCCTTGATGAATATTGCGCGCGGCCTCATGTGCTGGTTTCGCACACGGCCAATGTCAGCGGTTTCGCCGATGAGTGGCTGGCGGAACTGGGACGGACTCGCCAAGTGGTTTTGTCGGTGCCGCAATACAGCGCCTTGCCCGCGTTGTTGGCCGGCACCGATCTGATTGCCAGCCTGCCGGATTACACCGCTGCTGCCATGGCCGCTTCGGGATTACTGTTCAAGGAACCGTTCCCGTTCAAGACGCCGACGCTGGATCTGTCGATGGTCTGGCTCAGCCACGTCGACAGCGACCCGGCCGAGCGCTGGTTGCGGTCCAGGCTGGAACAATTCATGAGCGAAAGACCCATCACACCGGCCCCCCCTGTAGGAGCTGTCGAGTGA
- a CDS encoding 5-carboxymethyl-2-hydroxymuconate Delta-isomerase yields MPHLHMEYTANLPQLNADVALIRLNNTLVGSGQFAAESDIKSRAIKVETFKVGTAMGERAFVYIKLSLLSGRAPEVKKQLSQSLLAVLQDLCEWPAGVDVQLAVELVDMDRESYSKAVIGHTVVGQ; encoded by the coding sequence ATGCCACACCTGCACATGGAATACACCGCCAATCTGCCGCAGTTGAACGCGGATGTTGCGTTGATCCGGCTCAACAATACGTTGGTGGGCTCCGGCCAGTTCGCGGCGGAGTCCGACATCAAAAGCCGCGCGATCAAGGTCGAGACCTTCAAGGTTGGCACCGCCATGGGCGAACGCGCCTTTGTTTACATCAAGCTGTCGCTGCTGAGCGGGCGTGCACCCGAGGTGAAGAAACAGCTGTCGCAGAGCTTGCTGGCGGTGTTGCAGGACCTCTGCGAATGGCCGGCCGGTGTCGACGTGCAATTGGCTGTCGAACTGGTGGACATGGATCGCGAGTCCTACAGCAAAGCGGTGATCGGCCACACGGTGGTTGGCCAGTAG
- a CDS encoding phosphoethanolamine transferase has product MLKLKAVRPEWVTLLASAFLLAAFNSVLWQHLFAITAADGNGIAMRVAFAVMIFAAFNIVLTVLAFRPLLKPILTLIFLISAGVAYFMSQYGVMMDAGMFRNFAETNVTEVRDLLSMKLFAYIFLLGIVPSWLLWRVPINYRRWHRELFSKVIVSVASAAVVGGVALANYQGLSSLFRNHHEIRLMLVPSNYIGASIGYLHEQVVSAQQPFIKIGEDAQRNPQVQLQPRKSLTVLVVGESARAENFGILGYGRDTTPTLDREAGLIAFTDVHSCGTETAVSVPCMFSNMGRKNYDASKAKNEEGLLDVLQRAGIDVIWRDNQSGCKGTCDRVTVQDVSNLKDPALCANSECRDEILLQGLQGFIDHLDKDTVLVLHQMGSHGPEYFKRYPKAYEHFTPVCESNALNNCSRESIVNGYDNTLVYTDHVLSSLIDVLRSNQDKVDTAMLYLSDHGESLGEYNLFLHGTPYMLAPEQQKHVAMLAWFSDNYQKAYSVDTHCLQMSRDKPLSQDNLFHSMLGLLEVKSSVYQPDLDLFAGCRGAVIDGVLAKE; this is encoded by the coding sequence ATGTTGAAGTTAAAAGCCGTGCGCCCGGAATGGGTGACGTTGCTCGCTAGCGCCTTCCTTTTGGCCGCGTTCAACTCAGTGCTCTGGCAGCACTTGTTCGCCATTACGGCCGCCGACGGTAACGGCATCGCCATGCGCGTGGCTTTTGCGGTAATGATTTTTGCAGCATTCAACATTGTCTTGACGGTGCTGGCTTTTCGTCCGCTGCTTAAACCGATATTGACGCTGATATTTCTGATCAGCGCCGGAGTGGCTTATTTCATGAGCCAATATGGCGTGATGATGGATGCGGGCATGTTTCGCAACTTCGCTGAAACCAACGTGACGGAAGTTCGCGATCTGCTGTCGATGAAGTTGTTTGCCTATATATTCCTGCTCGGGATCGTACCGTCCTGGTTATTGTGGCGGGTGCCGATAAACTATCGCCGCTGGCACCGCGAGTTGTTCAGCAAAGTTATTGTAAGTGTAGCCTCGGCTGCGGTTGTCGGCGGCGTGGCCCTGGCCAACTACCAGGGTTTGTCCTCGTTGTTTCGCAATCACCATGAAATTCGGTTGATGCTGGTGCCGAGCAATTACATCGGCGCCTCAATCGGCTATCTGCACGAACAAGTGGTCTCGGCACAGCAACCGTTCATCAAAATCGGTGAAGATGCGCAACGCAATCCGCAGGTGCAACTGCAACCGCGAAAATCCCTGACGGTATTGGTCGTGGGCGAAAGTGCCCGGGCGGAGAACTTCGGCATCCTGGGTTATGGCCGCGACACCACCCCGACTCTGGACCGGGAAGCGGGGCTGATCGCCTTCACCGATGTGCATTCCTGTGGCACGGAAACCGCAGTTTCGGTGCCGTGCATGTTCTCCAACATGGGCCGCAAGAATTACGACGCCAGCAAGGCGAAGAACGAGGAAGGCTTGCTCGACGTGTTGCAGCGAGCGGGCATTGATGTGATCTGGCGTGACAACCAGTCAGGTTGCAAGGGTACTTGCGATCGCGTGACGGTGCAGGATGTCAGCAACTTGAAAGACCCTGCGTTGTGCGCCAACAGCGAATGCCGCGACGAAATCCTGCTGCAAGGTCTGCAAGGTTTTATCGATCATCTGGACAAAGACACGGTGCTGGTTCTGCACCAGATGGGCAGCCACGGACCGGAATACTTCAAGCGCTATCCCAAGGCTTACGAACACTTCACCCCCGTGTGTGAAAGCAACGCCCTGAACAATTGCAGCCGCGAAAGTATCGTCAACGGTTACGACAACACCTTGGTCTACACCGACCATGTGCTGTCGAGTCTGATTGATGTATTGCGCAGCAATCAGGACAAAGTCGACACCGCCATGCTGTATCTGTCGGATCACGGCGAATCGTTGGGTGAGTACAACCTGTTCCTCCACGGCACACCTTACATGCTGGCGCCGGAGCAGCAGAAGCATGTAGCGATGCTGGCGTGGTTCTCTGACAATTATCAAAAAGCCTATTCAGTTGACACCCACTGTCTGCAAATGAGCCGCGACAAGCCACTGAGCCAGGACAACCTGTTCCACTCGATGCTCGGCCTGCTGGAGGTCAAGAGTTCGGTCTACCAACCGGATCTCGATCTGTTCGCTGGCTGTCGAGGCGCGGTGATCGACGGCGTCCTCGCCAAAGAGTGA
- the rnd gene encoding ribonuclease D, whose protein sequence is MAIDIHWIRDNESLAQFCAEWQQLPFVALDTEFMRVDTFYPIAGLLQIGDGKRAYLIDPLTINAWQPLAALLENPAVLKVLHACSEDLEVLLRLTGSLPAPLFDTQLAAAYLNLGFSMGYSRLVQAVLGIELPKGETRSDWLQRPLSETQISYAAEDAVHLAEVFVQLRPKLSDDKFAWVLEDGAELVANLRRETDPYEVYREAKLAWKLSRAQLAVLRELCAWRETEARARDLPRNRIIREHSLWPLARTQPDNLVALGKIEDMHPRTVRQDGQFLLDLIKRSGSVGPDQWPPAVPEPLPVEAAALIKQLRALGQAEAERLDIAPELMLRKKTLEALIKSGYPEGPYQLPESLRGWRRELMGQKLLDSLATAGEQP, encoded by the coding sequence GTGGCTATCGATATTCACTGGATTCGCGACAACGAAAGCCTCGCGCAGTTTTGCGCCGAGTGGCAGCAGCTGCCGTTCGTTGCCCTCGACACCGAATTCATGCGGGTCGACACGTTCTACCCGATTGCCGGCCTGTTGCAGATCGGCGATGGCAAACGCGCCTACCTGATCGATCCGCTGACCATCAATGCCTGGCAACCTTTGGCCGCGTTGCTGGAAAACCCGGCGGTACTCAAAGTCCTGCACGCCTGCAGCGAAGACCTCGAAGTGCTGCTGCGCCTGACCGGCAGTCTGCCGGCGCCGCTATTCGACACGCAACTGGCGGCCGCCTATCTCAACCTCGGGTTCTCGATGGGCTATTCGCGGCTGGTCCAGGCCGTGCTTGGCATCGAACTGCCGAAGGGCGAAACCCGTTCCGACTGGTTGCAGCGGCCGTTGTCCGAAACGCAGATCAGCTACGCGGCCGAAGACGCGGTGCACTTGGCTGAAGTGTTCGTGCAACTGCGGCCCAAACTGTCCGACGACAAGTTCGCCTGGGTTCTGGAAGACGGCGCCGAACTGGTCGCCAATCTGCGCCGCGAAACCGATCCGTACGAGGTTTATCGCGAGGCCAAACTGGCGTGGAAACTCTCCCGTGCGCAACTTGCGGTGCTGCGTGAGCTGTGCGCCTGGCGCGAAACCGAAGCCCGCGCCCGCGACCTGCCGCGCAACCGCATTATTCGCGAGCATTCGCTGTGGCCGTTGGCCCGCACGCAACCGGACAATCTTGTCGCGCTCGGCAAAATCGAAGACATGCATCCGCGTACCGTGCGTCAGGACGGGCAGTTTCTGCTTGATCTGATCAAGCGCTCTGGCAGTGTGGGGCCTGATCAATGGCCGCCGGCAGTGCCGGAGCCTTTGCCGGTCGAAGCGGCCGCGTTGATCAAACAACTGCGCGCACTGGGTCAGGCCGAGGCCGAGCGTCTCGACATTGCACCGGAACTGATGCTGCGCAAGAAAACCCTCGAAGCCCTGATCAAAAGCGGCTACCCCGAAGGACCTTACCAATTGCCTGAGTCGCTGCGTGGCTGGCGCCGCGAACTCATGGGCCAGAAGCTGCTGGACAGCCTGGCCACCGCCGGAGAACAGCCTTGA
- a CDS encoding YcgL domain-containing protein has translation MKRICSIYQSSKRSGMYLYVLKSDALERVPEALMLAFGKARHSFDLVLSPERKLASEDIVVVLENLDKQGYHLQMPPAEDEYIEHLPEELLRRNDPV, from the coding sequence TTGAAACGTATTTGTTCCATCTACCAAAGCTCCAAGCGCAGCGGCATGTACCTTTATGTGCTCAAAAGTGATGCGCTTGAACGTGTGCCGGAAGCGCTGATGCTGGCGTTCGGCAAAGCCAGGCATTCCTTCGATCTGGTGCTGTCGCCCGAGCGCAAACTGGCCAGCGAAGACATCGTTGTGGTTCTGGAAAACCTCGACAAGCAGGGTTATCACCTGCAAATGCCGCCGGCCGAGGACGAGTACATCGAGCACTTGCCCGAAGAGTTGCTGCGACGCAACGACCCGGTCTGA
- a CDS encoding D-2-hydroxyacid dehydrogenase, whose translation MRVLIAEHDHAIYARLLRQAAPELEVLTSGDSAELARQAADCPVWLGQPDLLATLLRQGHQPQWLQSTWAGITPLLADGLRRDYRLTRAVGIFGQVMAEYVLTYILGHEREVLARLVSQVERKWDNRTGQSLVGRKVLIVGTGDIGQSVAQFLRPFGVELYGIASSAREQAPFVEVGSMADLPRLVGEVDYVVNLLPNTEHTHDIYDAALFKQFKPTGLFINAGRGVAVVDADLVEALKEGHLAGAVIDVCRQEPLPQRHPFWTAWGLLLTGHSSAPTSPALMVQLFIENLQAYQAGEALRGEVDFNRGY comes from the coding sequence ATGCGCGTTCTGATTGCCGAACACGACCACGCGATATACGCCCGACTGCTGCGTCAGGCGGCGCCGGAACTCGAAGTGCTGACCAGCGGCGACTCAGCCGAACTGGCGCGTCAGGCCGCCGATTGCCCAGTGTGGCTGGGCCAGCCGGACCTGCTCGCGACCCTTTTGCGCCAAGGGCACCAGCCACAATGGCTGCAATCGACCTGGGCCGGCATCACGCCGCTGCTCGCCGACGGTTTGCGCCGAGATTATCGCTTGACCCGCGCGGTGGGGATTTTTGGTCAGGTGATGGCCGAATACGTGCTGACCTACATCCTCGGTCACGAGCGCGAAGTGCTGGCGCGACTGGTCAGCCAGGTTGAGCGCAAGTGGGACAACCGCACCGGCCAGAGTCTCGTCGGGCGCAAGGTGTTGATCGTCGGCACCGGCGACATTGGCCAAAGTGTGGCGCAGTTTCTGCGACCTTTCGGCGTCGAGTTGTATGGCATCGCCAGCAGCGCCCGGGAGCAGGCACCGTTTGTTGAGGTCGGCTCGATGGCCGATCTGCCGCGCCTGGTCGGCGAAGTCGATTACGTGGTCAATCTGCTGCCCAATACCGAACACACCCACGATATCTACGACGCGGCGCTGTTCAAGCAATTCAAACCGACCGGGTTGTTCATCAACGCCGGGCGCGGTGTCGCGGTCGTCGATGCGGATCTGGTGGAAGCGCTGAAGGAAGGGCATCTGGCCGGGGCGGTGATCGACGTTTGCCGTCAGGAACCGTTGCCGCAGCGTCATCCGTTCTGGACTGCGTGGGGCTTGCTGCTCACCGGGCACAGCTCGGCGCCGACGTCTCCGGCGTTGATGGTGCAATTGTTTATCGAGAATTTGCAGGCGTATCAGGCGGGCGAAGCATTGCGCGGGGAAGTGGATTTCAACCGCGGATACTAA
- a CDS encoding nitroreductase family protein, with the protein MSANPRVADYAIHPQFTERWSPRAFTGEAIPEETLLSFFEAARWAPSAYNSQPWRFLYARRDTPNWQRYLGLLNEFNRGWAQHASALVIVISKTTFTAPGATEETPALWHTFDTGSAWGHLALQASISGWHTHGMAGFDQELTRKELNIPQEYALHAAVAVGKLGDKATLAEYLQARETPSPRRPLSELVAEGDFTL; encoded by the coding sequence ATGAGTGCCAACCCTCGCGTTGCCGATTACGCCATTCACCCGCAGTTCACCGAGCGCTGGTCGCCGCGTGCCTTCACCGGCGAAGCGATTCCTGAAGAGACCCTGTTGAGTTTTTTCGAAGCCGCGCGCTGGGCGCCATCGGCGTACAACTCGCAACCATGGCGCTTTTTGTACGCACGTCGTGATACGCCGAACTGGCAGCGTTATCTGGGCCTGCTCAATGAATTCAATCGCGGCTGGGCGCAGCACGCATCGGCGCTGGTGATCGTGATCTCGAAAACCACTTTCACCGCCCCCGGCGCGACTGAAGAGACGCCTGCGTTGTGGCACACGTTCGACACGGGCTCGGCATGGGGCCACTTGGCGCTGCAGGCGAGCATCAGCGGTTGGCACACTCACGGCATGGCGGGTTTCGATCAGGAGTTGACCCGCAAAGAGCTGAACATTCCTCAGGAATACGCCCTGCACGCAGCGGTGGCGGTGGGCAAACTGGGTGACAAGGCGACGCTGGCCGAGTACCTGCAAGCCCGCGAGACCCCGAGCCCGCGTCGCCCGCTGAGCGAACTGGTGGCTGAAGGCGACTTCACCCTCTGA
- a CDS encoding YcgN family cysteine cluster protein produces MVAKVEPFWKHKTLDQLDLEEWESLCDGCGLCCLQKLEDEEDNSVYYTRIACKLLDLNTCQCSDYPNRVKFVPDCIQLTPGQAEEFKWLPPSCGYRLVSEGKDLPSWHHLVCGDRDAVHHERISQSGRMLAEGSVPEDDWEDHLIFRAG; encoded by the coding sequence ATGGTCGCCAAAGTCGAACCGTTCTGGAAACACAAAACCCTCGATCAACTCGATCTGGAGGAATGGGAATCGCTGTGCGACGGCTGTGGTCTGTGCTGCCTGCAAAAACTCGAGGACGAAGAAGACAACAGCGTCTATTACACGCGTATCGCCTGCAAACTGCTGGACCTGAACACCTGCCAGTGCAGCGATTATCCGAACCGGGTCAAGTTTGTGCCTGATTGCATTCAGCTCACGCCGGGCCAGGCTGAAGAGTTCAAATGGTTGCCGCCGAGTTGCGGGTATCGGCTGGTCAGCGAAGGCAAGGACTTGCCGTCATGGCATCACCTGGTGTGCGGCGACCGCGATGCGGTGCACCACGAGCGCATTTCCCAATCCGGACGGATGCTCGCCGAAGGCAGCGTGCCGGAGGATGACTGGGAAGATCATCTGATTTTTCGCGCGGGTTGA
- a CDS encoding YgaP family membrane protein: MSELKRVERIESTPFQSPSHQNVHGWERIGSLTGGVLMVGKGLRRGGVFGLIQVALGGMAVARGITGHCSAKSLLEKGRQDMNNVRAKIERAGEELSKLKTNAEAATETATVTGNDSLKSPQAGV; encoded by the coding sequence ATGAGCGAGCTCAAACGCGTAGAACGCATCGAATCCACCCCGTTCCAATCGCCATCGCACCAGAACGTGCACGGCTGGGAACGTATCGGCTCGCTGACCGGCGGCGTGCTGATGGTCGGCAAAGGCCTGCGCCGCGGTGGCGTGTTCGGTCTGATCCAGGTGGCACTGGGCGGCATGGCCGTGGCTCGCGGCATCACCGGTCACTGCTCAGCGAAAAGCCTGCTGGAAAAGGGCCGCCAGGACATGAATAACGTGCGGGCGAAGATCGAGCGTGCCGGCGAAGAACTGAGCAAGCTGAAAACCAATGCCGAGGCGGCTACCGAAACGGCCACCGTCACTGGCAACGATTCGCTGAAATCGCCGCAAGCCGGCGTTTGA
- a CDS encoding RNA methyltransferase codes for MADKRYSCIGLYNPKSPENVGSVMRAAGCYGVASVFYTGKRYERAADFVTDTKRVHYDIPLIGIDDLKKILPLNCVPVAVELVEGARPLPEYTHPDRALYIFGPEDGSLDKEIRDWCEDVVYIPTTGCMNLAATVNVVLYDRMAKGLNTRSGPKFR; via the coding sequence GTGGCAGACAAACGGTACAGCTGCATTGGTTTGTATAACCCCAAGTCACCGGAGAACGTCGGTTCGGTGATGCGCGCCGCAGGCTGCTATGGCGTGGCATCGGTGTTCTACACCGGCAAGCGCTATGAACGCGCCGCCGACTTCGTCACCGACACCAAGCGCGTGCATTACGACATTCCCTTGATCGGCATCGACGACCTGAAAAAGATCCTCCCGCTCAACTGCGTACCCGTCGCGGTCGAGCTGGTCGAGGGCGCTCGCCCGTTGCCGGAGTACACCCATCCGGATCGCGCCCTGTACATCTTCGGCCCCGAAGACGGCTCGCTGGATAAAGAGATCCGCGACTGGTGCGAAGACGTCGTGTACATCCCGACCACCGGCTGCATGAACCTCGCCGCCACAGTAAACGTCGTGCTCTACGATCGCATGGCCAAAGGCTTGAACACTCGCTCCGGCCCGAAATTCCGCTGA
- a CDS encoding YajD family HNH nuclease: protein MSSSTPTNTSKLDRILADNQRDKEMGYRDKALKMYPHVCGRCTREFSGKRLSELTVHHRDHNHDNNPQDGSNWELLCLYCHDNEHSRYTDQQYFNEGSLSTPKIAKATHNPFAALAGLMKKED from the coding sequence ATGAGTTCGTCCACGCCAACCAACACGTCGAAGCTGGATCGCATCCTCGCCGACAACCAGCGCGACAAGGAAATGGGCTACCGCGACAAGGCCCTGAAGATGTATCCGCACGTGTGCGGCCGTTGCACTCGCGAGTTTTCCGGCAAGCGCCTGAGCGAACTGACCGTGCACCATCGCGACCACAATCACGACAACAACCCGCAGGATGGCTCGAACTGGGAATTGTTGTGCCTGTATTGCCACGACAACGAACACTCGCGCTACACCGATCAGCAGTATTTCAACGAAGGCTCGCTGAGCACGCCGAAGATCGCCAAGGCCACACACAACCCCTTCGCCGCCCTCGCTGGCCTGATGAAAAAAGAAGATTGA